Proteins encoded within one genomic window of Platichthys flesus chromosome 17, fPlaFle2.1, whole genome shotgun sequence:
- the fhod3a gene encoding FH1/FH2 domain-containing protein 3 isoform X3, whose product MATLVCRVQFLDDTDPFNSTNFPEPTRPPLYTFREDIPLINQLAGVHRLLRAPHKLDDCTLQLSHNGTYLDLESSLAEQRDELEGFQQDDTGARGKKHSVILRTQLTVRVHSCIERLYNSNGRDLRRALFSLKQIFQDDKDLVHEFVMAEGLTCLIKVGAEADQNYQNYILRALGQIMLYVDGMNGVISHAETIQWLYTLVGSKFRLVLKTSLKLLLVFVEYSESNAPLLIEAIDSVDTKRGCKPWSNAMEILQEKDGVDTELLVYAMTLINKTLSSLPDQDSFYDMVDGLEEQGIETVSQRHLGRKGTDLDLVEQLNIYEMTLRHEDGDDDSQPPPAGRRDRRRSSLGAGDKRQGLERRRSRRASLGRSGHASPCSPASPQRAGFQPFSGHRAEDTSERNGGFTSYSSLSSPSTPTTSRPALGGLLSSSYRQHQESLAAERERRRVEREERLQRIEREERNKHSRDYGDKMEEARLAREERYKNVERIASEEFEKEHVRVSRTRHDLNLPFTPSEAWPSSSRSSTPSSFASQEDADVDLEGETPSIPYTQSETGEADDSSASVEAAGQEAEAAAEEEEEQKEEEGEEEEVGEETPVEKEETVDEYEEEPEKEREELEEESGILSDKERQNEEVNEKDNCSASSISSASSTLEREERGSAEDGFKEGEVNEQCSKLLNSKLFMLDMLYSQNKKPSDEEEEEEDAEKEKERGEGEDKETQEDTEEQLGNDEEGNNSADKAENQGSIRQFAERFGNLIKDLGAAHPNLDDTANEPPPPPPKKESDTIWDQLLASPRELRIGDINFTDLTEDDDKNILDAVLMGGCGDLPPPPPPPPCFPPPPHMRGCCPPPPPLFGIMRPPPPPCFSSTIPVPPPPEPPLFNKKKKTIRLFWSEVRPADPQYRDYKRSGDSFWSKLEAVKLDTAKLEHLFETKSKEMPVTKKTAADGKRQEVIVLDSKRSNAINIGLTVLPPPRTIKTAILNFDEYALNKEGIEKILTMIPTEEEKQKIQEAQLANPDVPLGSAEQFLLTLSSISELSARLQLWAFKMDYEATEKEVAEPLQDLKEGMEQLEKNKTLRYILSTLLSIGNFLNSTNAKGFELMYLEKVPEVKDTVHKQSLLHHACSVVVENFPQSTDLYSEIGAITRSAKVDFDQLQENLCQMERRCKASWDHLKVIAKHEMKPQLKQKMSDFLKDCAERIIILKIVHRRIINRFHSFLLFLGHPAYSVREVSVHRFSKILSEFALEYRTTRDRVLQQKQKRADHRERNKTRGKMIIDVNAPSDDEDESECGRHGSSSSNSAPSGSQESEQPQGLGHTEDAAEHEHMKAVLRTSLSSSDKESSVVPGLRTRTRSRPGRGGGGGGGRSLQPRTPVVEDTQICGDDAADEIMERIVRSATQGPGTRAQPRERRRSRANRKSLRRTLKNGLTPEEALALGLADSPDSQM is encoded by the exons AAAGACTGTATAACTCCAATGGACGTGACCTAAGAAGAGCACTGTTCTCTCTGAAGCAAATTtttcag GATGACAAAGATCTGGTCCATGAGTTTGTGATGGCTGAAGGTCTCACGTGCCTCATCAAGGTGGGAGCAGAAGCTGACCAGAACTACCAGAACTACATATTAAGAG CTCTGGGGCAGATCATGTTGTATGTAGACGGGATGAATGGTGTCATCAGCCACGCTGAGACAATCCAGTGGCTGTACACTCTCGTTGGTTCAAAG TTCCGTCTGGTGTTGAAAACATCCCTGAAGCTGTTGCTGGTGTTTGTGGAGTACTCTGAGTCCAACGCTCCGCTGCTGATAGAAGCCATTGACTCTGTGGACACCAAGAGAG GCTGCAAGCCGTGGTCCAATGCTATGGAGATCCTACAAGAGAAGGATGGAGtggacacagagctgctggtctATGCAATGACCCTCATCAATAAG ACACTCTCATCGCTTCCCGACCAGGATTCATTCTATGATATGGTGGATGGCCTGGAGGAGCAGGGCATTGAGACGGTGTCCCAAAGACACCTGGGACGGAAAGGCACTGACCTTGACTTGGTTGAGCAGCTCAACATCTATGAG ATGACCCTACGGCATGAAGATGGTGATGACGACAGCCAGCCGCCACCAGCGGGACGCCGGGACCGCCGACGATCCAGCCTTGGGGCTGGGGACAAAAGGCAAGGCCTAGAGAGGAGGCGGAGCCGCAGGGCCTCCCTCGGGCGCTCAGGCCACGCCTCCCCGTGCAGCCCTGCATCCCCACAGAGAGCCGGTTTCCAGCCTTTTAGtggacacagagcagaggacacAAGCGAGAG GAATGGAGGTTTCACGTCCTACTCCTCCCTCAGCAGTCCCAGTACGCCCACCACCTCCAG ACCTGCTCTGGGAGGTCTCCTGTCCTCCTCATACCGACAGCACCAGGAGTCTCTGGCCGCTGAGCGAGAGCGCCGCcgtgtggagagagaggagaggctgcagaggatAGAGCGGGAAGAGCGGAACAAGCACAG CCGCGACTATGGGGATAAAATGGAAGAGGCCCGACTTGCACGGGAAGAGAG GTATAAGAATGTGGAGCGTATAGCATCAGAGGAGTTTGAAAAGGAGCATGTGCGGGTCTCGAGGACTCGCCATGACCTGAACCTGCCTTTTACGCCCTCTGAGGCCTGGCCCTCGTCATCGCGCAGCAGCACCCCATCCTCATTTGCCTCCCAAGAGGACGCAGATGTTGACCTGGAAGGCGAGACCCCCTCCATCCCCTATACGCAATCTGAGACTG GAGAGGCGGATGACTCCAGTGCCAGTGTAGAAGCGGCCGGACAAGAAGCAGAGGCCGccgctgaggaggaggaagagcagaaagaagaggagggggaagaagaagaggtgggGGAAGAAACGCCGGtagagaaggaggagacagtCGACGAGTACGAGGAGGAAccggagaaggagagagaggagttggaggaggaaAGCGGCATCCTGAGCGACAAGGAACGGCAGAATGAAGAAGTAAATGAGAAGGACAACTGCTCGGCCTCCAGCATCTCCTCTGCCAGCAGCACcttggagagagaggagagggggagcgCTGAGGATG GCTTTAAGGAGGGAGAGGTGAACGAGCAGTGTAGCAAACTCCTCAACAGCAAACTcttcatgctggacatgctgtACTCCCAGAACAAGAAACccagtgatgaggaggaggaagaggaggatgcagagaaggagaaagagagaggagagggggaggacaaAGAAACCCAGGAGGACACTGAGGAGCAACTGGGCAATGATGAGGAGGGCAACAACAGTGCTGACAAAGCAGAGAACCAGGGCAGCATCCGTCAGTTCGCTGAGCGATTCGGAAACTTGATTAAGGACCTGGGAGCAGCCCACCCTAACCTTGACGATACTGCCAAcgagccccctcctcctccacccaagAAGGAATCAGACACAATCTGGGACCAGCTCCTGGCCAGCCCTCGAGAGCTGCGCATCGGGGACATCAACTTCACGGACCTAACGGAGGACGATGACAAAAACATCCTGGACGCCGTTCTGATGGGCGGATGTGGCGACCTCCCgccaccgcctcctcctccgccctgcttccctccacctccacacatGAGGGGTTGCtgccccccacctcctcccttgtTTGGGATTATgaggcctccacctcctccttgcTTTAGTTCCACAATCCCGGTGCCTCCACCCCCAGAGCCGCCTCTGTttaacaagaagaaaaagacaatcAGGCTCTTCTGGAGCGAG GTGCGTCCGGCAGACCCCCAGTACAGAGACTATAAGAGAAGTGGCGACTCGTTCTGGTCAAAACTGGAAGCAGTGAAGTTGGACACAGCAAAACTGGAACACCTGTTTGAGACAAAGTCGAAGGAAATGCCAGTAACAAAG AAAACGGCAGCAGATGGCAAGCGTCAGGAGGTCATAGTTCTGGATTCCAAGAGGAGTAACGCCATCAACATCGGCCTGACGGTGCTGCCGCCTCCTCGCACCATCAAGACGGCCATCCTTAACTTTGACGAGTATGCGCTCAACAAGGAGGGCATAGAG AAAATCCTGACGATGATccccacagaggaggagaaacagaagatCCAGGAGGCTCAGCTGGCCAACCCAGATGTCCCGCTGGGCTCAGCAGAACAGTTCCTGCTCACTCTGTCTTCCATCAGCGAGCTCTCTGCCCGACTCCAACTCTGGGCCTTTAAGATGGACTACGAGGCAACAGAGAAG GAAGTGGCAGAGCCGCTGCAGGATCTGAAGGAGgggatggagcagctggagaagaaCAAAACTCTGCGCTACATCCTCTCCACGCTGCTCTCAATCGGAAACTTCCTCAATAGCACCAAT GCAAAAGGCTTTGAACTGATGTACTTGGAGAAGGTTCCAGAGGTGAAAGACACGGTCCACAAACAGTCTCTGCTGCATCACGCCTGCTCTGTGGTGGTGGAGAACTTCCCCCAGAGCACAGACCTCTACTCCGAGATCGGAGCCATCACACGTTCTGCAAAA GTGGATTTCGACCAGCTGCAGGAAAACCTGTGTCAGATGGAGCGCCGCTGCAAAGCCTCATGGGACCACCTGAAGGTAATCGCCAAGCACGAGATGAAGCCTCAGCTGAAGCAGAAGATGTCCGACTTCCTCAAAGACTGTGCCGAGAGGATCATCATTCTCAAGATTGTCCACCGCAGGATCATCAACAG GTTCCACTCGTTCCTGTTGTTTCTCGGTCATCCGGCCTACAGCGTGAGGGAGGTCAGCGTCCACAGGTTCAGTAAGATCCTCAGCGAGTTTGCACTGGAGTACCGAACCACCAGAGACCGCGTGctgcagcagaagcagaagaggGCCGACCATCGCGAACGCAACAAGACCCGGGGAAAGATGATCATTGACGTCAACGCTCCT tctgatgatgaagacgagaGTGAG TGTGGTCGTCATGGCTCtagcagcagcaacagtgcCCCTAGTGGCAGCCAGGAGAGCGAGCAGCCTCAAGGCCTCGGCCACACAGAGGATGCTGCGGAACACGAGCACATGAAAGCGGTGCTGAGAACCAGCCTTAGCAGCAGTGACAAGGAGAGCAGCGTGGTACCGGGGCTTCGCACACGGACAAGGTCACGGcctggacgaggaggaggaggaggagg AGGTCGCAGTTTGCAGCCGAGGACTCCGGTCGTGGAGGACACTCAGATCTGTGGAGACGACGCCGCAGACGAGATCATGGAGCGCATAGTGAGGTCGGCCACTCAGGGTCCAGGAACCAGAGCTCAgcccagagagaggaggagatccagGGCAAACCGCAAGTCAT TGAGGCGGACTCTGAAGAACGGCCTGACGCCAGAAGAAGCTCTTGCTTTAGGACTAGCCGATTCTCCAGACTCACAAATGTGA